AGCAGCACGCGATAGAAGCTCTTGCCGAAGAAATAGTAGCGGTAGATGGCAATGGCGAGCGCCGTGCCCAGAACCGTGGCGATCAGGGTCGTCGAGGCCGCGATGATCAGGCTGTTGCGCAGTGCGGCAAGCAATTGATCGGTGGATTCGAGATAGAGCGCGTTTTCGCTGATCTTGGTCTTGAAGCCCAGGACCTGCAGGTACCAATCGGTCGTGAAGCCCGACCACGTCATCATGTTGATCGGGTTGGCGTTGAACGAATAGACGACGATCAGGGCCAGCGGCAGGTAGATGAAGCCGAAGAAGAGCGCGGTGTAGAGGGCGAGCGTGCCGCGGCCGATGGTGCGGGCTATGCGCATGACCGCCTCCCTAGAGACTGAGTGCCGGGTCGCTGCCGCGCCGGCCTTCGGTGAGAACGTAGATGAGGAGCGCCACGAGCATCGCTGCCATGACGAGCATGGCGAGGGCCGAGCCGAACGGCCAGTTGCGGGCCGAAAGGAATTGCTGCTCGATGAGGTTGCCGAGCATGAGCACCTTGGCCCCGCCCAGCACTTCGGGCACCACGAAATTTCCCAGCGCCGGTATGAAGACGATGATCGCCCCGCCGATGACACCAGGCAGGGTAAGCGGGAAGATGACGCGAAGGAACGTGCGGATCGGCCCCGCGCCCAGATCCTGCGAGGCCCTCACGAGGGCCCAATCGAGCTTTTCGACGCTGGCATAGATCGGCAGGAACATGAATGGCACGTAGATATAGACCATGCCGACGATGATCGCGCCGTCGGTATAGATCATGTCGAGCGGACGATCGATGAGGTGCAGGTCAAGCAGCACTTCGTTGATAAGCCCGGTCTGGCGGAGCAACAGCACCCAGACGAAGAGGCGCACGATGAGGCTCGTGAAGAAGGGCAGTGCAATGAGGAAAAGGCAGAAATTCTTCCACCTGTCGGGGAGGCGCGCCACCTGGAAGGCTGCCGGATAGCAGACGAGGAAGGTACAGAGCACCGTCAATGCAGCGATGCGCACGGACCGCCAGAAGATGGCGAGGTAGACCGGGTCGAACTCCTCGAACATCGGATCGGCAAAGCCAAGGATGCGGCCGAAATTATGGGGATAAAATTCCCACTCGGCGCCCCCATAAAGCCCCGGCATCAGGAAGCTCATCACCACCATGATGCCCAGCGGCACGACGAAGAAGGCGATGAGGAAAAGCGTGGCCGGCGTCAGCAGGATGCCGAGTTCGAGCCGGTGTCGGGAGCGCGCGCTCATTGCGCCGCCTCGGTGGGCGCAATGAGGTGGACCGAAGCCGGATCGTAGTAGAGCCTCGCCCTGCGGCTGGCCTCGATGGCGCCGACCTGGCCCCGGGCGCTGGCCGGGATCAGCGCGGTGAGCTTGCGCCCGCCGGCCGTTCGCCCCAGAAGCTCGAAGGCGGAGCCGACAAAGACCACCTGATCGACCTCCATTTCGAGACTGGGTTCGTCATTGGCAGGGGTGAGCGAGAATTGTTCCGGCCGGATCAGCGCGGTCACGGCGGCATCGTTCGCCGCCGGCGACCTGCTATGGATCGCGATGCCGTCCGGCGTCACGACACGCTCGCCCTCGCGCCTGCCTTCGAAGAGATTGCTGGCTCCGACGAACGTGGCGACGAAGGTGGTGGCCGGCGCATCGTAGACCGTTCGCGGCGTGCCGATTTGCTGGATCTGCCCGGCATCGAGTACCGCCACGCGATCGGACATGGTCAGCGCCTCTTCCTGGTCGTGCGTGACGAAAACGAAAGAGATGCCGAGCTCGCTCTGCAACGTCTTGAGCTCCATCCGCATGGCCTCGCGCAGGTTCTTGTCGAGAGCCGAGAGCGGCTCATCGAGAAGAAGCAGTTTGGGGCGCGCGATGATGGCACGCGCGAGCGCCACGCGCTGCTGCTGGCCGCCCGACAGCTGGCGCGGGCGGCGGTTCTCCATATCCTTGAGACCCACCATTTCCAGCGCCTCAGCCACACGTTTCCGGCGCTCCGCGACCGGCGTGCCGGCAATTTCGAGGGCGTAGCCGGTGTTTTCGCCTACGCTCATATGCGGGAAGAGCGCGTAGTTCTGGAACACGGTGTTGACCGGACGGCGGTGCGGCGGCACATCGGTGATGTCCTTGCCGTCGATCAGAATGCGACCCTGCTCGAGGTCGATGAAGCCGGAAACGGCCTGGAGCAAGGTAGTCTTGCCGCATCCGGAAGGACCGAGCAGTGTCAGGAATTCGTTGCGGCGCACCTCGAGGTCTATGCCGCGCAGCGCATAGATCCGCTTACCCTCGAAAACCGGGAAGCTGCGCGTCGCGTTCTCGAGTGTAACGATCTGGTCCGACATCTCGATTTTTCGTCCCCTCGACCGAATGTTATCTAAATAACTCTTGTGCCATTGCGATATCTGGATTTCATTCTTGCTGGGAAGTCAACGGCCCAGAGGGATGAGGGCGCTGATTTCATGCAAGGGAAAGGGGAAAATCGCGATGACAACG
The sequence above is a segment of the Paradevosia shaoguanensis genome. Coding sequences within it:
- a CDS encoding ABC transporter permease, whose product is MSARSRHRLELGILLTPATLFLIAFFVVPLGIMVVMSFLMPGLYGGAEWEFYPHNFGRILGFADPMFEEFDPVYLAIFWRSVRIAALTVLCTFLVCYPAAFQVARLPDRWKNFCLFLIALPFFTSLIVRLFVWVLLLRQTGLINEVLLDLHLIDRPLDMIYTDGAIIVGMVYIYVPFMFLPIYASVEKLDWALVRASQDLGAGPIRTFLRVIFPLTLPGVIGGAIIVFIPALGNFVVPEVLGGAKVLMLGNLIEQQFLSARNWPFGSALAMLVMAAMLVALLIYVLTEGRRGSDPALSL
- a CDS encoding ABC transporter ATP-binding protein codes for the protein MSDQIVTLENATRSFPVFEGKRIYALRGIDLEVRRNEFLTLLGPSGCGKTTLLQAVSGFIDLEQGRILIDGKDITDVPPHRRPVNTVFQNYALFPHMSVGENTGYALEIAGTPVAERRKRVAEALEMVGLKDMENRRPRQLSGGQQQRVALARAIIARPKLLLLDEPLSALDKNLREAMRMELKTLQSELGISFVFVTHDQEEALTMSDRVAVLDAGQIQQIGTPRTVYDAPATTFVATFVGASNLFEGRREGERVVTPDGIAIHSRSPAANDAAVTALIRPEQFSLTPANDEPSLEMEVDQVVFVGSAFELLGRTAGGRKLTALIPASARGQVGAIEASRRARLYYDPASVHLIAPTEAAQ